One Brevibacterium spongiae DNA segment encodes these proteins:
- a CDS encoding IS3 family transposase: MKARIVASLKADYPLPLLLQVAGLARSTFFYHQKRFDVRPDPYAQVRTLIEDIFEKSHKRYGHRKIWAVLVKQGITIAKKTVLRLMRDMGLQTEVRKKKFDSHRGTVGAVADNVLNREFTADEPNEKWVSDVTEFAVEDKKLYLSPVIDLFDAGVVSYSMSTSPNTALTNESLMRACQGLRPGQTPLVHTDQGFQYQHVSWASILAKHGATPSMSRKGNCWDNAMAENFFGQLKSEMFYLQKFDTVEDLKAAINEYIHWYNYERISTRLGDLAPMEYRNKTAKDGEPIYELC; the protein is encoded by the coding sequence GTGAAAGCACGCATTGTTGCCAGTCTCAAGGCAGACTATCCACTGCCATTGCTGCTGCAGGTCGCGGGTTTGGCCCGGTCGACGTTCTTCTACCACCAGAAACGATTCGACGTGAGACCCGACCCATACGCGCAGGTGAGAACCCTCATCGAGGACATCTTCGAGAAGAGTCACAAACGCTACGGGCACCGCAAGATCTGGGCTGTCTTGGTCAAACAGGGCATCACGATCGCGAAGAAGACCGTACTGCGATTAATGCGTGACATGGGTCTGCAGACCGAGGTGCGGAAGAAGAAATTCGACTCCCATCGCGGCACGGTCGGAGCCGTTGCTGACAACGTACTCAATCGGGAGTTCACCGCTGATGAACCGAACGAGAAATGGGTTTCCGACGTCACGGAATTCGCTGTTGAAGACAAGAAACTGTATCTGTCACCAGTGATCGATCTGTTCGATGCCGGTGTGGTGTCGTACTCGATGTCGACGTCACCGAACACGGCATTGACGAACGAGTCGCTGATGCGAGCCTGTCAGGGACTGCGTCCCGGGCAGACACCGCTGGTGCACACGGACCAGGGGTTTCAGTACCAGCACGTGTCCTGGGCGTCGATTCTAGCTAAGCATGGTGCTACACCGTCGATGTCGCGGAAGGGAAACTGCTGGGATAACGCGATGGCGGAGAACTTCTTCGGGCAGTTGAAGTCCGAGATGTTCTATCTGCAGAAGTTCGACACGGTCGAGGACCTCAAAGCCGCGATCAATGAGTACATTCATTGGTATAACTACGAAAGGATCTCGACACGACTTGGCGATCTTGCCCCGATGGAATATCGGAACAAGACCGCCAAGGATGGTGAGCCTATTTACGAACTATGCTGA
- a CDS encoding PrpF domain-containing protein codes for MTRWIDAAFVRGGTSKGLFFREDALPPVGDGGDTSARDAIFCSALGSPDSFGRQLDGMGGGISSLSKVMVVAASARDGVDLDFTFGQVSVAEADVDYSGNCGNLSSGVVPFALSVGLVTAADGWHVFRLFNTNTAKFVDVGLNVVGGQAEVDGELVLPGVNGTGAPVELIYPDPAGSRTSGLLPTGQVSESINADGRMFDVSLVDATLPVVIVPAAAVGLNGDESPEEIDANAPSMRVIADLRRNAAVRMGLCASPEEAPQVVPKVAIVAPPMPTRLLDGTTLATDSADVVVRMISMGQTHKAVPGTGAMCLAAAAQVPGTIINVIIERSRAGDGSGSGAGNGSEDVGAAVSPEVRLGTPSGVVTAAAVRADDGSVTAASLFRTARVLMRGQVAVRD; via the coding sequence ATGACCCGCTGGATCGATGCCGCGTTCGTGCGCGGCGGCACAAGCAAAGGCCTGTTCTTCCGCGAGGATGCGCTGCCGCCCGTGGGCGATGGTGGGGATACGTCGGCCCGCGATGCGATCTTCTGTTCGGCGCTGGGATCACCGGATTCCTTCGGCCGCCAGCTCGATGGGATGGGCGGGGGAATCTCCTCCCTGTCGAAGGTGATGGTCGTGGCCGCCTCGGCGAGGGACGGAGTCGACCTCGACTTTACCTTCGGTCAGGTCTCCGTCGCCGAGGCGGACGTCGACTACTCCGGAAACTGCGGCAATCTGTCGTCCGGGGTCGTCCCGTTCGCCCTGTCGGTCGGGTTGGTCACCGCAGCCGACGGATGGCACGTCTTCCGCCTGTTCAATACGAACACCGCGAAGTTCGTCGACGTGGGTCTGAACGTCGTGGGCGGGCAGGCCGAGGTCGACGGGGAGCTGGTGCTGCCCGGGGTCAACGGCACGGGTGCCCCGGTCGAACTCATCTATCCCGACCCCGCCGGCAGCCGCACCTCGGGTCTGCTGCCGACCGGGCAGGTGAGCGAGTCGATCAACGCGGATGGACGCATGTTCGACGTCTCGCTCGTCGACGCGACCCTGCCGGTGGTCATCGTCCCGGCCGCCGCTGTCGGTCTCAACGGTGATGAGTCGCCGGAGGAGATCGACGCGAACGCACCGTCGATGCGGGTCATCGCGGACCTGCGCCGCAACGCTGCGGTCCGGATGGGACTGTGTGCCAGCCCCGAGGAGGCACCGCAGGTCGTGCCGAAGGTCGCCATCGTCGCCCCGCCGATGCCGACGAGGCTGCTCGACGGGACCACGCTGGCGACGGATTCCGCTGATGTCGTCGTGCGGATGATCTCGATGGGGCAGACGCACAAGGCCGTGCCCGGCACGGGAGCGATGTGTTTGGCAGCGGCCGCTCAGGTGCCGGGAACGATCATCAACGTCATCATCGAGAGATCGCGGGCCGGGGACGGTTCTGGGAGTGGTGCTGGGAACGGCTCTGAGGATGTGGGTGCGGCTGTCAGCCCCGAGGTGCGGCTGGGTACGCCGTCCGGCGTGGTCACTGCCGCCGCGGTCCGCGCGGACGACGGGTCTGTGACGGCCGCGTCCCTCTTCCGCACGGCACGAGTGCTCATGCGCGGACAGGTCGCCGTCCGGGACTGA
- a CDS encoding MFS transporter, translating into MSSSAPSVPMPAVTPAGRWPAVLCWLAVALEGFDLVVLGAVIPELLATQALGFTPEAATLVATLSLVGVGLGAVAVGPVVDRIGRRWAIIACVIGFSIFTLLVAFAPSVALFTTFRFIAGIFLGAVMPSALAYISEYNKSGKTGKATTLTMTGYHAGAVAISLLAVAYSHNWHLLFIAGGVAGLLMVPLLIWKLPESEAFLIAQQIKKNPAAASATVGDDVDPSGRVDPSGRIDPSGRIDTKAKTGMAGLFEGRLALVTIGVWAASFMGLLLVYGLNTWLPKIMADAGYEVSDSLVMLFVMNIGAVVGLVLAGWLADKHGTKKIVLMWFILAAVFLAALSIPMTSQVLLNLAVFVTGVFVFSAQVLVYAFVSAIYPAQARGTALGMASGIGRIGAIVGPFITGALVTAGIAYPWGFYLFAVVAVLGFAAMAIVPRSVK; encoded by the coding sequence ATGTCCTCATCCGCCCCGTCCGTGCCCATGCCCGCCGTCACCCCGGCGGGCAGGTGGCCGGCCGTCCTCTGCTGGCTCGCCGTCGCCCTGGAGGGCTTCGATCTCGTCGTCCTCGGCGCGGTCATCCCCGAGCTGCTCGCCACGCAGGCACTCGGCTTCACCCCCGAGGCGGCCACCCTCGTGGCCACGCTCAGCCTCGTCGGCGTGGGCCTCGGTGCCGTCGCCGTCGGACCCGTCGTCGACCGGATCGGGCGGCGATGGGCGATCATCGCCTGCGTCATCGGCTTCAGCATCTTCACCCTGCTCGTCGCCTTCGCCCCGAGCGTCGCGCTGTTCACGACGTTCCGGTTCATCGCCGGAATCTTCCTCGGTGCCGTGATGCCCAGTGCCCTGGCCTACATCAGCGAATACAACAAGTCCGGCAAGACCGGCAAGGCCACGACCCTGACGATGACCGGCTACCACGCGGGAGCCGTCGCGATCTCCCTGCTCGCCGTCGCCTACTCCCACAACTGGCACCTGCTCTTCATCGCCGGCGGAGTCGCGGGACTGCTCATGGTTCCGCTCCTCATCTGGAAGCTGCCCGAATCCGAGGCGTTCCTCATCGCTCAGCAGATCAAGAAGAACCCTGCGGCCGCCTCGGCGACGGTGGGCGACGACGTCGATCCCAGCGGTCGAGTCGATCCCAGCGGTCGGATCGACCCCAGCGGTCGCATCGACACGAAGGCGAAGACGGGCATGGCCGGACTCTTCGAAGGCAGACTCGCGCTCGTGACCATCGGGGTGTGGGCGGCGAGCTTCATGGGTCTGCTCCTCGTCTACGGCCTCAACACGTGGCTGCCGAAGATCATGGCCGACGCCGGCTATGAGGTCTCGGACTCCCTCGTCATGCTCTTCGTCATGAACATCGGAGCCGTCGTCGGACTCGTCCTGGCCGGTTGGCTGGCCGACAAGCACGGGACGAAGAAGATCGTGCTCATGTGGTTCATCCTCGCCGCGGTCTTCCTCGCCGCCCTGTCCATCCCGATGACCAGCCAGGTCCTGCTCAATCTCGCAGTCTTCGTCACCGGCGTCTTCGTCTTCTCCGCACAGGTGCTCGTCTACGCATTCGTGTCCGCGATCTACCCGGCCCAGGCCCGCGGCACCGCGCTCGGGATGGCGTCCGGCATCGGTCGCATCGGCGCGATCGTCGGACCGTTCATCACCGGCGCCCTCGTCACCGCCGGCATCGCCTACCCGTGGGGCTTCTACCTCTTCGCCGTCGTCGCGGTCCTCGGGTTCGCAGCCATGGCGATCGTGCCGAGATCGGTGAAGTGA
- a CDS encoding benzaldehyde dehydrogenase, which produces MTDSSFLGTDWHEKIFTGIWTAGNGEAYDVVEPATGETLGRLGAASADDVNAAATSAAAAQKEWARTTPAERAAVLRRAGALWAEHAEELSDWIIREAGSIPAKAGLEISSAEQICYESSALPSHPKGQVLTSNEPRWSFARRVPAGVVSVIAPFNFPLILGIRSVAPALALGNAVLLKPDPRTAVCAGVSIARIFAEAGLPEGVLQVLPGGLDAGEAVVAAPEVSVISFTGSTAAGRKVGEAAGRLLKRCHLELGGNNALVVLPGAEVGPASSAGAFGSWMHQGQICMTTGRHIVHESIVDDYVEQLAERARNLPVGNPATEEVAIGPIIDEKQRTHVRDILDKATADGARLVAGGAGEGAFIPPTVLTDLSPSNPAWTQEIFGPVAPVATFSTLEEAAEMVNASEYGLSLGILGDVGMAMDLADLVDTGKVHINEQTVSDEANVPFGGMKDSGNGSRFGGAEANIEAFTETQWVTMRSTIAPYPF; this is translated from the coding sequence ATGACCGACAGCAGTTTCCTGGGAACCGACTGGCACGAGAAGATCTTCACCGGCATCTGGACCGCCGGGAACGGCGAGGCCTATGACGTCGTCGAACCCGCGACGGGGGAGACCCTCGGCCGCCTCGGCGCGGCCAGTGCTGATGACGTCAACGCCGCCGCCACCAGCGCGGCCGCCGCACAGAAGGAATGGGCCCGCACAACTCCGGCCGAACGCGCCGCCGTGCTGCGCCGCGCCGGAGCCCTGTGGGCCGAACACGCCGAGGAGCTGAGCGACTGGATCATCCGGGAAGCCGGCTCCATCCCGGCCAAAGCAGGCCTCGAGATCAGCTCCGCCGAACAGATCTGCTACGAATCGTCCGCCCTGCCCAGCCATCCGAAAGGACAGGTGCTCACCTCGAACGAACCCCGCTGGTCGTTCGCCCGCCGCGTGCCGGCCGGGGTCGTCTCCGTCATCGCCCCGTTCAACTTCCCGCTCATCCTCGGCATCCGCTCGGTCGCCCCGGCGCTGGCCCTGGGCAACGCTGTCCTGCTCAAACCTGACCCCCGTACCGCCGTGTGCGCGGGAGTGTCCATTGCGAGGATCTTCGCCGAGGCGGGACTGCCCGAAGGCGTCCTCCAGGTCCTGCCCGGCGGGCTCGACGCCGGTGAGGCCGTCGTCGCCGCCCCCGAGGTCTCCGTCATCTCCTTCACCGGTTCGACCGCGGCCGGACGCAAGGTCGGGGAGGCCGCCGGTCGCCTCCTCAAACGCTGCCACCTCGAACTCGGGGGAAACAATGCGCTCGTCGTCCTGCCCGGGGCCGAGGTCGGTCCGGCCTCCTCGGCGGGTGCTTTCGGATCGTGGATGCACCAGGGCCAGATCTGCATGACCACCGGCCGTCACATCGTCCACGAATCGATCGTCGACGACTATGTCGAGCAGCTGGCTGAACGCGCCCGGAACCTGCCTGTCGGCAATCCCGCCACCGAGGAGGTCGCGATCGGGCCGATCATCGACGAGAAGCAGCGCACCCACGTCCGCGACATCCTCGACAAGGCCACCGCCGACGGGGCCCGCCTCGTCGCCGGGGGAGCAGGAGAGGGTGCCTTCATCCCGCCCACGGTGCTCACCGACCTGAGCCCGTCGAACCCGGCCTGGACGCAGGAGATCTTCGGACCCGTGGCCCCGGTGGCGACCTTCTCCACTCTCGAGGAGGCCGCCGAGATGGTCAACGCCAGCGAATACGGACTGTCCTTGGGCATCCTCGGCGATGTGGGCATGGCCATGGACCTGGCCGACCTCGTCGACACGGGCAAGGTCCACATCAACGAACAGACCGTCTCCGATGAGGCCAACGTCCCCTTCGGCGGGATGAAGGACTCCGGCAACGGTTCGCGCTTCGGCGGTGCCGAAGCCAATATCGAAGCCTTCACCGAAACCCAGTGGGTGACGATGCGCTCGACGATCGCGCCGTACCCGTTCTGA
- a CDS encoding ExeM/NucH family extracellular endonuclease: MKVTTTLSCAATLSLVAGLSLPLSPAAAAPAATAPAAADDSIHISEVAYTLETDFIEIAADPGTDISGWTFGSVTRGGSVQAQENTITVPENTTVGDSGAVAVEVPITNSVKAGSAADGEYGSSAYVIDDEGELQDFQQIGGIVGGKGVTGTKNTFTPTPVIGQEAEPTGATAAGGQSIQLIGDAWKSAAPTPNALPDGDDGDGGDDGGEEPDPEGITPIADIQGTGDASPIQGKTVTTRGVVTAAYPDGGLNGYFIQTAGSGGADDETPGASDGVFVYSPDTVADVTIDDHVEVTGSVSERYGQTQITVSGTGLTAIDEPAEAVKPVEDAFPSDAAARESLEGMLLQPSESLTVADTYNTNTYGEVVLATGEGTLPQATDVERPGTPEAKALEAENLAREVVLDDGATVNYLKNDKDVPLPYLSTDAPVRVGASASFTSPVVLGFDHEKWRFQPTTRLTGDNAEAVQPTNFTDTRTDAPESVGGQVSLASFNVLNYFTTTGDQLNGCQYYDDREGNHITVRGGCDARGAANAESLKRQETKIVTAINKLDASVISLMEIENSAAFGKDRDSALKTLVERLNEAAGTQKWNFVPSPAEVPADEDVIRTALIYQTAEVAPQNASTILDDEGAFSNAREPLSQAFAPKDGAGEVEEDKTFVTISNHFKSKGSGSGPGNEDSGDGQGASNADRVKQATSLVDFAGQQQEAADSDLVYLLGDFNSYTQEDPMQVFYEAGYKDVAAEKTDKSTYLFGSRTGSLDHVLALDASGESDGNDDAGDTATAFDSITGADVWNINSVEALGLEYSRFNYNVSDLFAPDQFRASDHDPVVVGLFGDDDEGGDDAGADADDDANADAADDADGADNAEGGKNADGSANHNGGKNGGKNAGKNGGKNGGKNGNHWGNRDGDHPGGKNAGKNGNPWGNHTGS; encoded by the coding sequence ATGAAGGTCACGACCACTCTGTCCTGCGCCGCGACGCTCAGCCTCGTCGCAGGTCTGTCCCTCCCGCTGTCCCCCGCCGCCGCAGCCCCAGCAGCCACAGCCCCGGCCGCCGCCGACGACTCCATCCACATCTCCGAGGTCGCCTACACCCTCGAGACCGACTTCATCGAGATCGCCGCCGACCCCGGCACCGATATCTCCGGATGGACGTTCGGCTCCGTGACCCGCGGCGGCAGCGTCCAGGCACAGGAGAACACGATCACCGTGCCGGAGAACACCACGGTCGGCGATTCCGGTGCCGTGGCCGTGGAGGTGCCGATCACGAACTCCGTCAAGGCAGGCTCCGCCGCCGACGGCGAGTACGGCTCCAGCGCCTACGTCATCGATGACGAGGGCGAACTCCAAGACTTCCAGCAGATCGGCGGCATCGTCGGCGGCAAGGGCGTCACCGGCACGAAGAACACCTTCACCCCCACCCCGGTCATCGGGCAGGAAGCCGAACCGACCGGCGCGACGGCCGCAGGCGGCCAGTCGATCCAGCTCATCGGCGATGCGTGGAAATCCGCCGCACCGACCCCGAATGCCCTCCCCGACGGAGACGACGGAGACGGTGGAGACGACGGCGGCGAAGAACCGGATCCCGAAGGCATCACCCCGATCGCCGATATCCAGGGCACCGGGGACGCCAGCCCGATCCAAGGCAAGACCGTGACCACCCGCGGCGTCGTCACCGCTGCTTATCCCGACGGCGGGCTCAACGGCTACTTCATCCAGACCGCCGGCTCCGGCGGCGCCGACGATGAGACTCCCGGGGCCTCCGACGGCGTCTTCGTCTACTCCCCCGACACCGTCGCCGACGTCACCATCGACGACCACGTCGAAGTCACCGGCTCCGTGTCCGAACGCTACGGACAGACTCAGATCACCGTGTCCGGCACGGGTCTCACCGCGATCGATGAGCCCGCCGAGGCGGTCAAACCGGTCGAAGACGCCTTCCCCTCCGATGCTGCCGCACGCGAATCCCTCGAGGGCATGCTGCTGCAGCCGAGCGAGTCGCTGACCGTGGCCGACACCTACAATACGAACACCTACGGCGAGGTCGTTCTGGCCACCGGCGAAGGCACCCTCCCGCAGGCCACCGACGTCGAACGTCCCGGCACTCCCGAGGCGAAGGCCCTTGAAGCCGAGAACCTCGCCCGTGAGGTCGTCCTCGACGACGGCGCCACCGTGAACTACCTGAAGAACGACAAGGACGTGCCGCTGCCGTACCTGAGCACCGACGCCCCGGTGCGCGTCGGAGCGAGCGCCTCGTTCACCTCGCCGGTGGTGCTCGGCTTCGACCACGAGAAGTGGCGGTTCCAGCCGACGACCCGTCTGACCGGGGACAACGCCGAGGCGGTGCAGCCGACGAACTTCACCGACACCCGCACAGATGCCCCCGAATCCGTGGGTGGGCAGGTCAGCCTCGCAAGCTTCAACGTGCTCAACTACTTCACCACCACCGGTGACCAGCTGAACGGCTGCCAGTACTACGACGACCGCGAGGGCAACCACATCACCGTCCGCGGCGGCTGCGATGCCCGCGGTGCCGCGAATGCCGAGAGCCTCAAACGGCAGGAGACGAAGATCGTCACCGCGATCAACAAGCTCGACGCCTCGGTCATCTCGCTCATGGAGATCGAGAACTCTGCGGCCTTCGGCAAGGACCGCGATTCGGCGCTGAAGACCCTCGTCGAGCGTCTCAACGAGGCGGCCGGAACGCAGAAGTGGAATTTCGTCCCCTCCCCGGCAGAGGTGCCCGCCGATGAGGACGTCATCCGTACGGCCCTGATCTATCAGACCGCCGAGGTGGCCCCGCAGAACGCATCGACGATCCTTGACGACGAGGGTGCGTTCTCCAATGCCCGCGAACCCCTGTCCCAGGCGTTCGCCCCGAAGGACGGTGCCGGCGAGGTCGAGGAGGATAAGACCTTCGTGACGATCTCCAACCACTTCAAGTCCAAGGGATCGGGTTCCGGACCGGGCAACGAAGACAGCGGCGACGGTCAGGGTGCGTCGAACGCCGATCGTGTGAAGCAGGCGACTTCCCTCGTCGACTTCGCCGGTCAGCAGCAGGAGGCCGCAGACAGCGACCTCGTCTACCTGCTCGGTGACTTCAACTCCTACACTCAGGAGGACCCGATGCAGGTCTTCTACGAGGCCGGATACAAGGATGTCGCCGCGGAGAAGACGGATAAGTCGACCTATCTCTTCGGGTCCCGCACCGGCAGCCTCGACCATGTGCTGGCCCTCGACGCCTCAGGTGAGAGCGACGGCAACGACGACGCCGGTGACACGGCGACCGCTTTCGACTCGATCACCGGGGCCGATGTCTGGAACATCAATTCGGTGGAGGCTCTCGGACTCGAGTACAGCCGGTTCAACTACAACGTCAGCGACCTCTTCGCGCCGGATCAGTTCCGTGCCTCGGACCACGACCCCGTGGTGGTGGGGCTCTTCGGTGATGACGACGAGGGCGGCGACGACGCCGGAGCAGATGCCGACGATGATGCGAACGCCGACGCCGCTGACGACGCCGACGGCGCTGACAATGCCGAGGGCGGGAAGAACGCCGACGGCTCAGCCAACCACAACGGCGGCAAGAACGGCGGCAAGAATGCCGGAAAGAACGGCGGAAAGAACGGTGGCAAGAACGGCAACCACTGGGGCAACCGCGATGGCGATCACCCCGGCGGGAAGAACGCCGGCAAGAACGGAAACCCGTGGGGAAATCACACAGGGAGCTGA